The nucleotide sequence GACGAGCGCGTTTACGGCCGTGTGCGTCGGGTAGTTTCAATCCCCTATCGGGGAATCCTGCTCTGAGACGCCCTCCTGCGCGACGCCCTGGCTGCCCTGCTGCTGTGTTTCAATCCCCTATCGGGGAATCCTGCTCTGAGACGAGGCGCATTGACCAACTGGAGCGGGAGTGGCTCATGGTTTCAATCCCCTATCGGGGAATCCTGCTCTGAGACTCTACCGTTTGCGGACCTCGGCCCACACGCCGTTTTTACCACACCTCCGCGCGCCCTGTCATCCATATGCACGGCTTCTGCGCCAGATGAGAAGATTTTGCCCAAAATCATTCGTCCAGCACGCTCGCGGAACGAAAATGAGAAAACGTGCCGAGTGAATAGAGGTTTCTGCCGGCTCCAGGCTGCTTGGCGGCTCTCATCTGTATAATCTTTATTTTCGTTCCGTAGCTCGGCCATTGTGCCTAGTTCCGGATTCGGCGCGCGGGGGCCATATCTGGGTATGGCGACTCTGCTTCCTGGCTGGACCCAACTGCATCAGCTGCCCACGCCCCTGACGCCGGGCGAGGCCCACCTGGCGGCGTACCTGGAGCGCGAGCTGGGGCCGCAGTGGGAAGTGTTCGTGCAGCCGTTTCTCAATGGCACGCGCCCCGATGTGGTGGCGCTGCATCCCACGCGCGGGGCGCTGATTCTGGAGGTCAAGGACTGGGATCTGAGCTGCTACAGCTGGCCGCAGCATGGGGGACGCTGGCGGGTGCGTGGGTCGCACGGCGAGGCGAGCATCGGCAACCCTTTTGCAAAGGTGGAGCACTACCGGGAGAACGTGCTGCGCTTTCTGGTGCCCGAGATCGGGGCGCTGGTGCGCGAGCGGGGATGGGGCGCGCTGGGCATCGTGCGCGTGGGCGTGTACTTTCACGGCGCGTCCGAGGCCCAGGTGCGGGCGCTGACGGCGGGGCGTGTTCACGGCGCGGTCTGGCAGCTGGGCCACGACAGCCTGCGGCCCGGCGCGGCAGAGCGCTGGGTGGGCGGTGAGGGGCGGGTGCCGGCGCCGTTCGCGCCGCTGCTGCGCGCCTGGCTCAGTCCCCCGCAGCACGCGCTGGAGCAGGCGGCGCCGCTGCGGCTGTCGCGCGCGCAGGAGCGGCTGGCCCAGCCCCAGGCAGGCTTCACCCGGTTTCGCGGCGTGGCCGGCAGCGGCAAGAGCCTGGTGCTCGCCGCCCGCGCGGCCCGGATTGCCCAGGCCGGCGGCAGGGTGCTGATCGTGAGTTTCAACATCACCCTCTGGCACCTCCTGCGCGACGGCGTGCGCCGGGCCGGCGGAGGGGCAGCGCTCAGGAACGTGGTGTTCAACCACTTTCACGGCCTGGCCCGTGACCTCGGCAATGAGGCGGGGCTCTCCTGGCAGGACTGCGGAGGCGACGCGGCGGTGCTGGTCCGGCGGGCGGCGGCGCAGCTGGGCACGCAGTACGACGCGGTGCTTGTCGATGAGGCCCAGGACCTCGAAGACGACTGGGCCGCCGTCCTGATGGGCCTCGTCCGCGAGGGTGGGCAGTTTGTCGCGGCGCTCGACGAGCTCCAGAATGTCTACGGCAGGCCGGGCCGCTGGCTGAACGACGCCCGCTTCGGGCGGTGGCGCGAGCTGCGTTCCAGCGTGCGGCTGCATGACCGCGCGGTCCAGCTCGCCAACGACTTCGCGGCGGCTTACCTTCCCGGTCTGGGCCTCCTCGCCGAGAGCAGCCAGCCCATGCTGCCGCTCGGGGCTCCCGAGTTTCGCTGGCAGGACGGGGAAAGCCGCGAGGCCGCGCTCAGCCAGGCCACCGAACGGGTGCGTGAACTGATCCGGGGTGGCGCTCAGCCCACCGACATCGCCGTGCTGCTGCCCGACCACCGCATGGGCCTGGCCTTCGTGGAAGCGCTGGAGCCGCTGGGCATCAGCGTCAACCACGTCTTTACCGACGATCAGGACGACAAGCGCCAGAAGTACGCCTTCTGGATGGGCGACGCCCGGCTCAAAGCCTGCACTGTCCACTCTTTCAAAGGCTGGGAGGCGCGGCATGTCGTGGCGGTGCTGGACACGCCCGGCCACCTGTCGCG is from Deinococcus reticulitermitis and encodes:
- a CDS encoding nuclease-related domain-containing DEAD/DEAH box helicase; translated protein: MATLLPGWTQLHQLPTPLTPGEAHLAAYLERELGPQWEVFVQPFLNGTRPDVVALHPTRGALILEVKDWDLSCYSWPQHGGRWRVRGSHGEASIGNPFAKVEHYRENVLRFLVPEIGALVRERGWGALGIVRVGVYFHGASEAQVRALTAGRVHGAVWQLGHDSLRPGAAERWVGGEGRVPAPFAPLLRAWLSPPQHALEQAAPLRLSRAQERLAQPQAGFTRFRGVAGSGKSLVLAARAARIAQAGGRVLIVSFNITLWHLLRDGVRRAGGGAALRNVVFNHFHGLARDLGNEAGLSWQDCGGDAAVLVRRAAAQLGTQYDAVLVDEAQDLEDDWAAVLMGLVREGGQFVAALDELQNVYGRPGRWLNDARFGRWRELRSSVRLHDRAVQLANDFAAAYLPGLGLLAESSQPMLPLGAPEFRWQDGESREAALSQATERVRELIRGGAQPTDIAVLLPDHRMGLAFVEALEPLGISVNHVFTDDQDDKRQKYAFWMGDARLKACTVHSFKGWEARHVVAVLDTPGHLSREQAMLAYTAITRAQGSLTVLNLSEGLRGFEHTARAELEQVV